A single window of Elgaria multicarinata webbii isolate HBS135686 ecotype San Diego chromosome 17, rElgMul1.1.pri, whole genome shotgun sequence DNA harbors:
- the RASD1 gene encoding dexamethasone-induced Ras-related protein 1, with amino-acid sequence MRLAEMIKKMGPSESELNIPAKNCYRMVILGSSKVGKTAIVSRFLTGRFDDQYTPTIEDFHRKFYSIRGEVYQLDILDTSGNHPFPAMRRLSILTGDVFILVFSLDNRDSFEEVQRLKQQILETKSCLKNKTKENIEVPLVICGNKGDRDFYREVGPREIEQLVGQDPKKCAYFEISAKKNSSLDQMFQALFTMAKLPSEMSPDLHRKVSVQYCDLLHKKALKSKKLLKEGSGDGGGDAYGIVAPFARRPSVHSDLMYIREKAIRGGQAKDKERCVIS; translated from the exons ATGCGCCTGGCGGAGATGATCAAGAAAATGGGTCCCAGCGAGTCGGAGCTCAACATCCCGGCCAAGAACTGCTACCGCATGGTCATCCTGGGCTCGTCCAAGGTGGGCAAGACGGCCATCGTGTCGCGCTTCCTCACCGGCCGCTTCGACGACCAGTACACGCCCACCATCGAGGACTTCCACCGCAAGTTCTACAGCATCCGCGGCGAGGTCTACCAGTTGGACATCTTGGATACGTCGGGCAACCACCCCTTCCCGGCCATGAGGCGCCTCTCCATCCTCACAG gCGATGTCTTTATTCTTGTCTTCAGCCTGGACAATCGCGACTCCTTTGAGGAAGTCCAGCGCCTAAAACAGCAGATCTTGGAGACCAAGTCTTGCCTGAAGAACAAGACCAAGGAGAACATCGAAGTCCCGCTGGTCATCTGCGGGAACAAAGGCGACCGTGACTTCTACCGCGAGGTGGGGCCCAGGGAGATTGAGCAGCTGGTGGGGCAGGACCCCAAGAAGTGTGCCTACTTTGAGATCTCGGCCAAGAAGAACAGTAGCCTGGACCAGATGTTCCAGGCGCTCTTCACCATGGCCAAGCTGCCCAGTGAAATGAGCCCTGACCTCCACCGGAAAGTGTCCGTCCAGTACTGTGACCTCTTGCACAAAAAGGCACTCAAGAGCAAGAAGCTCTTAAAGGAAGGCTCCGGGGACGGCGGCGGGGACGCCTATGGGATTGTGGCCCCTTTTGCCCGCCGGCCAAGCGTCCACAGTGACCTCATGTACATCCGGGAGAAGGCCATCCGCGGTGGCCAGGCTAAGGACAAAGAGCGGTGTGTGATCAGCTAA